One Dermacentor silvarum isolate Dsil-2018 chromosome 10, BIME_Dsil_1.4, whole genome shotgun sequence genomic window carries:
- the LOC119466225 gene encoding neuronal acetylcholine receptor subunit beta-3-like: MLHKVYITCVLFGYLHSCVESNDSGSNRIVHHRNLVKHLFDPERYTNDVRPVIYHTNVTALTLDLLIQEIADMDHSRQAVKVNVIMSAKWKDEFLTWKPDDYGGEDVIIIPAEKIWVPQLATNSHISPLLTSSPPGGSYGRMMARVHASGSVSLDHVKQLAARCVAMPEGFWSSRYDCEMIFHSWDVESNQVHLQGSVRVDVEDNPAWEVSQPRVKVLFHSAIGCRMVLRKTYEPSLACPTVAVVLLTLATFWLPATGPRVTLCGANLLVAIIWLSTLAKHHEGSITTAPHVVFLSLSATLAAVSLAWAVATHKLLHSADRCEVPRGLVNFLETPFWQFLCVGGFQPASSAAARETEMEHLSHDPTMAAGGGGGGPGFDQSGAATQGGMVRRVASRRQGAVRRLRRGVHLISPGVRGALPHYHVTTLGSEVACLRTTVAILAATMTMTTTTTTTTI, translated from the exons ATGCTACATAAAGTGTACATCACGTGCGTACTTTTCGGTTACCTTCATAGCTGCGTGGAATCTAATGACTCGG GTTCGAACAGAATCGTTCATCATAGGAATCTTGTGAAACACCTCTTCGACCCAGAGAGGTACACCAACGATGTTCGTCCAGTCATCTATCACACGAACGTAACGGCGTTGACGTTAGACCTGCTGATCCAGGAGATTGCCGATATG GACCATTCGAGGCAGGCGGTCAAAGTGAACGTAATCATGTCCGCG AAATGGAAAGACGAGTTCCTGACTTGGAAGCCTGACGACTATGGCGGCGAAGACGTTATCATAATCCCAGCTGAAAAGATATGGGTACCGCAACTCGCCACAAATTC ACACATTTCGCCACTCCTGACGTCATCACCACCAGGTGGAAGTTACGGCCGCATGATGGCGCGCGTTCATGCGTCCGGGTCTGTTTCGCTGGACCACGTGAAGCAGCTGGCGGCGAGATGCGTGGCGATGCCGGAGGGCTTCTGGTCGAGCCGCTACGACTGCGAAATGATCTTCCATTCGTGGGACGTTGAAAGTAACCAGGTGCATTTACAGGGCAGCGTGCGCGTCGACGTCGAGGACAACCCGGCTTGGGAAGTGTCGCAACCGAGGGTCAAGGTCCTCTTCCATTCCGCCATCG GCTGTCGTATGGTGCTGAGGAAAACGTACGAGCCGAGCTTGGCGTGCCCGACCGTGGCCGTGGTGTTGCTGACGCTGGCCACCTTTTGGCTGCCCGCAACTGGACCCAGGGTGACCCTGTGTGGCGCCAACCTTCTGGTCGCTATCATCTGGCTTTCTACGCTCGCCAAACACCACGAGGGATCAATTACCACCGCACCTCACG tGGTATTCCTGTCCCTATCGGCAACGCTGGCTGCCGTGTCCCTGGCTTGGGCCGTCGCTACTCACAAGCTGCTGCACTCCGCCGACCGGTGCGAGGTTCCTCGGGGTCTGGTCAACTTTCTGGAGACACCCTTCTGGCAGTTCCTATGCGTCGGCGGCTTCCAGCCGGCTTCGTCGGCGGCCGCGCGAGAAACGGAGATGGAGCATCTCAGCCACGACCCAACAATGGCGGCCGGCGGAGGTGGCGGCGGCCCCGGCTTCGACCAATCAGGAGCCGCGACTCAGGGAGGAATGGTGCGCCGTGTCGCGAGCCGTCGACAGGGCGCTGTTCGTCGCCTTCGTCGTGGCGTTCATCTCATTTCGCCTGGTGTTCGGGGGGCCTTACCTCACTACCACGTTACCACGCTGGGGAGCGAGGTAGCATGCCTACGAACAACAGTAGCAATCCTCGCTGCAACTATGACAATGactactactacaacaacaacgacaataTAA